The Hymenobacter swuensis DY53 genome includes the window TAATTAATAAGTCTGCCCCGGAAAGCTACTAGTCAATAGCTTTCCGGGGCAGACTTAGTTTCAGTCAAATCTACTTTAGCCGCACCAGTGTGGCACCGTAGCCGAACTTCTCCTTCTTTGAATCCTCGAAGAACTTAATGTCGCGGTTGCGGCTGAGCAGCTTATGTAGCTCCTTGCGCAGGGTGCCGTTGCCGGAACCGTGGATGAACACGATTTCGTGCATGTTGGTGGCCAGGGCACGGCTTAGGGTGTCCTCGAAGGCTTCGAGCTGGAGCTTGAGGATGGCGGTGTTGCTCATGCCTTCGGCCCCTTCCGGCAGTAAGGCTTCCAGGTGCAGATCCACCTCATGGGATGGAGCTACGATGGCCTTGGCAGGCTCGGGGGCCGGGGCTACGGCGGCGGGTTTGGCGGGAGCGTTGCCGGTCAGCTGGGCTTTCAGGGTTTCGGCCAGTTTCTCGGGGGCAATAACAACCGGGGCGGCGGGCTTCTCATCCAACTGGAAGAGGTAGGCTTCGCGCTGCAGCACTGGCACGTTGGGCTGGCGGCTGGTGTAGAAACTGGCGGCCTTGAACTGCAGCCGCTTGGTGAGCAGCTCGAAGGCCTCAGTACCATTGAACTTGTAGGGCAAGAGCTGCACCACGGCGGCCGGCCATTGGTCGAAATCCTTGAGGTGCCAGTGGCCCAGGGCCGGGCTGGCGGCCTTGGCTTCCAGCTTTTCGGCCCGGAGGGCGCGGTACTTGCCCTGACGGTCCTCGCCGAAAGTGTAGAGCACGTCCCGCTCGGTGTGGTTGACCAAGTATAACGCCAGCAGCTCCGGCGACTGGTGGGTGAGGGCCAGATACAGGCCTTTCTGCACCGGCGGGGCCATCGTTTTATCGGCTTTCACCGGGGCGGGGCCTTCCGATTTGGCCGGTTGCGGTGCGCTTGTGGAGTTACCCGAGGCCTTGGCAGCGCGGGCCGCGTGGGCGGCTCCGGTGGCGGCGGCTTTCTTCTCGGAGGCAATGGCGGCGGCGCTCTGGCCGAAAGCTTTGGTTTCCTCAGCGGCTACCACTACTACTTCGCGGCGTAGCACCGGAATGGTGAAATCGTTATCAATGGCTACCTCAACCAGCTCGTCGCTGAGCAGGCGGGTGACAATACCTTCTTCGCGCCCGGTGAGCAGGCGTACACGGTCTCCAACGTTCATATCAAGGGAAAGAAAAGTGCGGGTGGAATAGCAAACAGCAAAGGTAGGTGCAAATTGGCCCCCTACTGGTACTGGTTTACGCAGTAGGCCAGCAGTCGGATCAATAGTACAGGCTGTGCGCTACGAAACCGCGCCGCTGGTTCCATTCCAGGGCGGGGGCGGGCAGGTGGAAGATGCTGGCCACGTAGAACACGCGCTTCAGCAGCTTGCTGCGGGTCGGAATCTGGCGCAGATCCACGTCTAGGCTCAGGTAGTATTGCCGGTAAGGGCGCAGGCCCAGGGCCGCGTTGGCGGCCGGGTCGTTGAATACCATCTGCTGGGCCCCGTAGCCCAGAGCCGGCTGCAGCCAGCGAGGCCAGAGCGACGTAGCCGGGAGCCAGGCCCCTACATCGGCGCAGAGCCAGTAGGTCTGGCCGTTATAGTCCTTCAGATGCTTTTCGGCTAGACTGCGGCCCAGCACGTTGGGGCGCATGGCGGAGTAGCGGGTGGTGTGGAACGAGTATTTGGGCATGAGGCGCACCTCGCCCCAAGCCAACTGCTGCCCGATGAGGCCGGCCGAGCCCAGGAAATTGGCGGCCAGATCGGTAGCCGACGCGCCGTACTGCGGGTCGCGGCCATCGAGCAGTTCAATGGGGCTTTGCAGCAGAAACCCCACAAAGCCTCCGTACCAGGTGGCGCGGCGGTCGGGCACACCGGCCCAGCGCAACATATCCACGGCGCCCCGGCTTTCGTGAAACGCCCCCCAGAAGTGTCCTACTTTGTCCATCTGCTTCCACTCGTGCGAATCATCAAACCAGTGAAAGCGGCTCCGCTCACCCGTGTACCAGCCTTGGCTGAGCAAGTACATCGTGGCCGAGTACGACACCACCAGCCCACCGGCCAGCACTGGCAGCCGCTGGTTGAGGCGGCCGGCCGGCGCGGCTACACTGTCGGTAGCCGCTGGCACGGCTGCCAAGGGCGCCTGGGCTACGGCCGGCTGAAGACAGAAGCTGAAGGCCACGAATAGAACCGCTCGGCTGGCCGCTTGTACTACTGACGAAAAAGAGGCGGACGATTGATGCACAAGCAGAGAAGAAGAGAATTAAAAAGGGCTTAAAGCTACAAGAAAAGCCGCTGTTGACTTGGTGGTGTGTGAGTGGTTACCTTATCTTTAATGCCCTCTTGCGCCTGTTTGTTTGCTTAGGCAGCAAGTTAGGTTAATATAGGATTGGTTTTTACGTCAACTTTCCAAAATTCCCAACCCCTTTCTTACATGAAAACACTTCGACTTTTACTGAGTCTGGTGGCAATGCTGAGCGCTATGCCGGTTTTGCGGGCACAGGTGGTCACCACCCAACCTACCTTCTTCCGCGACACCGACGCAGTGACCCTGACCTTCGATGCCACCCAGGGCAATGGAGCACTAGCCAACTTCACCGGCGACGTGTACGCGCACACCGGCGTTGTCACCAACCTGAGTACCACCAACTCCGACTGGAAGCATGTCAAGTTCACGAACTTTAACGCTCCCGATCCTTCGGTAAAGCTCACGCGCAGCACCACGAACCCCAACATATATACGCTGGCCATCACGCCCAGCGTGCGTGCCTGGTACAACGTTCCGGCTACCGAGCAGATTCAGAAAATAGCTATCCTGTTCCGCAACGGCACCGGCACTATCGTCGGCCGGGCGGCCAATGGCGGTGATATTTTCCTGGATGTGGCGCAGGGTGCCCTCACGGCGCGCATCACGGCTCCTTCGGTAACGGGCGCGCAGTTTGTTGCCCCGGGCACGCAGGTGAGCCTCACGGGTGAGGCCTCTACTTCTGCCGCCCTGAAGTTTGCGCTGAACGGTACTACCCTGGCTCAGCAGACGGGTACTACCCTTAGCACTACGGCCACTATCTCGCAGGCCGGCCGCAACGTGGTGCGTTTCTCCGCTACCAGTGGTGCCACCACCGTTACTGACTCCGTAGTGTATGTAGTGCGCCCCGCAGTGACGGTAGCCGCGCTGCCGGCCGGTGCCAAGGACGGTGTGACGTACCTGAACGGCGGTACCTCGGTACTTCTGAACCTGACGGCTCCCGGCAAGCAGTTCGTGTACGCCATTGGCGAATTCAACAACTGGCAGCCCGAAACCGGAGCCTTCCTGAACAAAACGCCTGACGGCAAGAACTGGTGGGTGCAGATCAATGGCCTCACGCCCGGCCGCGAGTATGCCTACCAGTATCTGGTAGACGGCAGCCTGCGCGTAGCCGACCCTTACGCAGAAAAGGTGCTTGACCCTAATAACGACGACTTCATTCCGGCCGTTACGTATCCCAATCTGAAAGCCTACCCGACCGGCAAAACCACCGGTATCGTTTCGGTGCTGCAAACCAACCAGACTCCGTATGCCTGGCAGGTAACCAACTTCGCCAAGCCAAAGCGCACTGATCTGGTGATTTATGAGCTGCACCTGCGCGACTTCATTGCCCGCCACGACTACCAAACCCTACGCGACACGCTGGGCTACCTGCAGCGGCTGGGCGTGAACTGCATCGAGCTGATGCCCGTGAACGAGTTCGAGGGCAACGAAAGCTGGGGCTACAACCCGTCCTTCCACTTCGCGGCCGACAAGTACTACGGCCCCAAAGATGAGTTCAAGCGCTTCATTGATGAGGCCCACCGCCGGGGTATGGCCATAGTGCTGGACGTGGTGCTGAACCACGCCTTCGGCCAGAGCCCGATGGTACAGATGTACTTCGATGCCGCCACTGGCAAACCCACAGCCAACTCGCCTTGGTTTAATGCCGACGCAACGCACCCCTTCAACGTTGGTTACGATTTCAACCACGAAAGTGCCGATACCCGCTACTATTCCAAGCGCGTGATGGAGTACTGGCTGAAGGAGTATCACGTAGATGGCTACCGCTTTGACCTGAGCAAAGGCTTTACCCAGCGCAACAACGCCAACGATGTAAACGCCTGGGGCCAATTCGACCAGTCGCGCATCAACATCTGGCAGGACTATTACAATACCATGGTGGCCGTGGACCCCACGCTGTACCCGATTCTGGAGCATTTTGCCGCCAACAACGAAGAAATTGCGCTGTCAAACATGGGCTTTATGCTGTGGGGCAATATGAACCACGACTATAATGAGGCCACCATGGGCTACCTGCCTAACTCCAACTTCAGCGGCGGCTACTACGGTGCCCGGGGCTGGTCGCAGCCGAATCTGGTGACCTATATGGAAAGCCATGATGAGGAGCGTCTGATGTTCAAGAACCTCACGTACGGCAACCAGTCGGGCAGCTATTCTACCAAGGACCTCACGACGGCTCTGGCGCGGCAGGAGCAGGCAGCCGCTTTCTTCTTCACGGTGCCCGGTCCCAAAATGGTGTGGCAGTTCGGTGAGCTGGGGTACGATATCAGCATCGACCAGAACGGCCGCGTGGGCAACAAGCCCATCCTGTGGAACTACCAGCAGGTGGCCGCCCGCCGTAAGCTCTATGACACGTACCGCTACCTGATTGCTCTGAAAAAGGCTGACCCGGTGTTTGAAAACCCCACCAGCTACACCCAGAGCCTGGCCGGCGCCGGTAAAACCATTCACCTGACCAGCGCCACCCAGAACGTAACCATCATCGGTAACTTCGACGTGACGGCTACCAGCGTGAACCCCGAGTTCCAGCGCACCGGCAAGTGGTACAACTATCTCTCCGGCGACTCTATTACTGTAACGAGCACCACCAGCCCAATTTCGCTTCAGCCCGGCGAATACGCTGTGTATACCACCACCCGCCTGAAAAAGAAGCAGTTGGTTCTCGGCACGAAACAGCAGTTGCGTGATGCAGCCGCTCTGCAACTCACGGCCTGGCCAAACCCCGCTGGTTCAGCAGCTCAGCTGCGCTATGAGCTGCCCCAGGCCAGCACGGTGCAGGTAACCGTACTGAACCTGCTGGGAGCCGCCGTACAAACGCTGCCCGCTACCCGCCAGTCGGCCGGCCCGAAAGTGGTGGAGCTGCCCCTGCAGAACTTGTCCAACGGCGTGTACATTGTGCGCCTGAGCACTGGTCAGCAGCAGCAAACTATCCGGTTGGTAGTGCAGCACTAGGCTGTTGCTACCGAATGCAAAAAAAAAGCGGCCGCTTTTTTTTTGCGTTATGGGCTATCGAAGATGTCTCCTTGAAGTTGACTTGTGGTACTTACTTTAGATTTTCTTCGTGGTAAGCCACCAGGTCATCAATAGGGGAACGGATGATCTTGCCCACTTCCATGCTGTGGCTACGTGCTACCTGGGTGAGGGCGTCGCGGAAGTTGTAGCCCACTGAGCCCACGCAGTTGAATGTGTATTCCTGGTAGCTGGGGTAGTGCCGCACCAGGTTGTCAAAGAACGTTTCGAAGCCCTGTACCACAATGTCGCGGCAGTAGCTGATGTTGTTGTGGTCGTATGTGAATTTAGCGAAGCTGGCCAGAAACCGGTTAGGCAGCGGCTGGTTGTAGAGCCGGTCCAGAATTTCGTCGCGCGTGAGCTTGAACTCTTCCTGAAATATTTCCTGCAACCCATCGGGCAGCAAGCCGCGCAGGTAGTCTCGTAGCAGCCGCTTGCCAATAAATGAGCCCGAGCCTTCGTCGCCTAGGAAATACCCCAGCGAATCTACGTTGTAGGTGATTTTCTCGCCGTCGTAGAGACAGGAGTTGGTGCCCGTGCCCAGAATGGCCGCGAAGCCCGGCTTGTTGCCCAACAGCGCGTGGGCGGCCGCCAGCAGATCCTCAGCCACGTAGGCGTTGGCATTGGGAAAGGTTTCGCGCATGGCAGCCGCCACCCGCTCTGCTTTCTCCGCGTTGTGTACGCCCGCGCCGTAGTAATACACCTTCGTCACTTCCTGCCGGGGCAGGTTGTCGGGTAGGTTTTTGTCAAGCGAAGCCGCGATAGCCGCGGTGCTCATGAAATCGGGGTTGTATCCTTCGGTGTTGAAGTACACGCGGTTGCCCGTGTTATCAAGCTGGCACCAGTTGCTCTTGGTCGAGCCGCCGTCGGCAATAAGAATCATATTAGGTCGGAAAAGTGAAGAAAAGAAAGTGTCCGGTTACTACCACGCACGGTGATACGCAACGCAAGTTCCACAGTTATTGGAAAGGAAACCAAAAAAATCCGACGCTAAGAAATAGTGCTGGCCGCAGAGGTATACAATAAAAGTTAGCCAGAATGAATCTAGTGAGTAAAAAAAGTGAGTAAGTGCTCAATATATTACTAACCAATGAGGCTTCAGCAACGTACATTTTGTACTTTTAATCCTCTGCCACACCCGTGGGTAACGCGCAGTATTTTTCACTTCTTCATTTTTCAAATACCATGAAAAAATCCTTTACTCTGGCTGCCCTTGGGCTTTTAACTGCTACGTCGTTTTCGGCTAGTGCCCAGATTGTACTTGACGGCAAAGTAGCAGCTACCGAAATCGGAACTGGTACTAACCGATACCAATTGGCTGGTACTTATGCCGGGACACATTCAGTAACCGGCAAAGGTTTACAGTCGTTGTACGTTGGTGCGAGCAGCACGAAGCTCTACGTAATGCTGGTGGGCTCTGCTGAAACAGCTACCGATTATCCCGGCTACGTGGTATACCTGAATGTGCCCGGTAAAGCGGGCGTAGCGGCAGGTACTCAACTCAAAGGCGGCTCAGCTGGTGACAGCCCGCTGAAGCATACACCCACGATGGACATGGAAACGGATTATGGGGTGCGCGCCACCTTATCTCCTTCCAATATGACTGATGTGTACTACAGCTTTGTCGATTACACCAGCGGTAATACGGCTCCGGTCGCGGACAGCTACCAGGGTGCCGGCAAAAAGGACGGCACGGCTTTGACTTTCTCCGCAACGACGGGCCCTTTCACTGGCACACGAGTGGCACTGGTGAAATCGGCCGACCTGACGGCGGCAACAACCGCTGGCACTGGGCTGGAAATGGAGTTCGATCTGGCCGCTATGGGCCTGACCGCTAGCAGCCAGATTAATCTGATGGTAGGTTACGTGAAAGACGGTGGTGCTTTCACTTCTGATGTGTTACCTCAGGTAGTAGGTCAGACAACTGACTTAGGTTCGTCTCCTAATTTTTCGACCTTGGCTGGCCGCCAAAATGTTACGTACAACTTGAGCACCGGGATTCTGGCTAACCGTAATGCCATTGCTTCCGCGCTGAAATTTAATGTTTATCCAAACCCTAGTGCTGGTACGGCACAGGTTAGTTATCAAGTGCCAAACGGCCAGCAAGATGTGCAAATGGAAGTGTTCAATTGCCTAGGACAGCGGGTACAGCAACTTAGCTTGGGACGGCGTAGCGGTACCCAGGTGCAGCCGCTAGAGGCACTTCAGGCCGGCTCCTACTTCGTGAAACTGCGGGTAGGTGACCAGACTACGGCCCAGCAATTGTCTGTGCTGTAATAAGCATGCTTTACCGAAGAGTGCCGGATGCGCATCACGCGTGTCCGGCACCCTTCGGTAAAACTATTTCAATAATTATGCAGCAAAGGTATTTTGGCCATAAGTATTTTCAATTGTGCAAGGAGTACAGGTAAACAAGCGGTATTAATTTTTTTGGGTATACACTATAATTTGGCGTATTATGCCCTCTTATTTCGGTACACAATAAAAATTATTGTGTACCGAATACAATAAAAAGAGCCACTGGTATACCAGTGGCTCTTTTTATTGTATTCGGTAAGTAGGGCTAGGGAGTAATAGTTACTTTACCAGTTGCTGCACCAGCAGCATCGGTACCAACTTCTAATTTAACAGTATACGTACCAGGGGTTGTAATCACCAAGTCCGAACCATTCTGAGTTAAGGCAATTCCTTTGGTAAAATCACCCGATGGGCCGCCAAGATTGGTGCCCCAGTCTTGATTACGCCGGAATTTAAAAGGACCTGCATTGAGTGCCATACGGGCCACATAAGCGCGTACCCGGCAGTCATAAGGTAAATTACGGTCAGTAGCAGTAGCACCAGGCCAGCCATCACCAGCTGGGCCTACTAAGCCCCACCGGTCAGTAGGAGCTATGAAGTCAGGATAAGGAGATGCTACCAGCGTTTGTACCGGAGAAATTACAGCAGGCACTGCATCCCCAATTGTCGCTCTCACCCGTACCTCCAGTGGAAAAGGCGTAGGGGTCGCAGGGAGACTACAGTCCACAGCATTATATAGGTCGTTCAACTCTTTTACGGTGAATGACTTGCTAAGATTGCTGCCGGCGTTAAAATCCTGAGTGGCTGCGAAATTGGTTCCTTGCTTGGCAAATTGCAATGTGTATACCACTGCAGCATCGTAGCCGTAGTCAACCTTATTCCAAGAATAAGTTACTGCTTGAGCGCTAGAATTCGACGTAGTTATGGTAGCAGACGTAGCAGAAGCCGTTAGAGTAGCAGAGGCTTCTGGGTTGATAACTACTTTGTCTTCATCTTTTTCGCAAGATGCCAAAGTAACAGTTGCCAAGGCAAATACACCGGCAACAGTTCGAGTAATCCAAGTTTTCATGAAAAGTCGATAATGAGTGGGAAATTCAGCAAGATTTCTCTGGTTTTTGGAATTGATTTTTAACCCTTTTGATAAGAAATCAATTCCAAAAACCAGAGAAATACCCTGGGATTAGTAACCAGGATTCTGACGACCTGCCAGATTGGGATTGGCTACAATATCTGTGTTAGGGATGGGGAACAGTACACGCGTGGGCTCCACATCGCGGCCGGCACGTACGCCTCCTTTGAAGGGCCAGTTGTTACCCGATGTATACCGTCCAAAACGGATCAGATCGGTACGACGGTGGCCTTCCCAAAACAGTTCCCGAGCCCGCTCATCTAAGATATTGTTGAGAGTGAGACTGGCCACAGTAGGAGCCTGAGAACGAGTGCGGAGTTCGTTCACATACGCTACGGCTTGAGCAGTGCTTCCACCAGAACCACCACGAAGTACGGCTTCAGCATACATGAGCTGCACATCAGCCAAACGGAACATTGGATAGTCGGTATCAGCAAAGTTACCTTCACCGCCTTGTTGCTGCGAGTCAGAACCACCTCTGCCCGTAGAAGTTACATTACGCCACTTGGTAACTAAAGGCCCGCTGCTAAACTGATCGAGAGAATCAACGTTTGGGTTTTGGCCCCGGGTAAAGAGCATAGCCCGTCGCGTGTCATCGGCATTAGAGCCATTGAAGATTTGCGTCAGGTTCTGCTTGGCCCGCAGCCCCGCCCAGCCATTGTTGATGCCTGCGCTGGTTGGCGATACGCCGCGACCAACGGGAGCATGCACCAAAAACGTCATGCCACCAAAGGTTTTGGTACGCAAGCCGTCAAACGTAATAGGAAAGATAATCTCGTTTTTTGCGCTAGAGGTATTGTTGTCAGCTAGGAACAGATTAGCGTATACGGGGCTAAGTGTGTAACCGGCTGCCAGTACTTTTTTTGCATAAGTAATGGCTTCCGTGTTCTGAGCCGTGCCCGTATACACCTGAGCATTCAAATACAACTTGGTCAATAACGTCCAGCATACAGCCTGATCAGCACGGCCATATACAGCACGGGGTGCTAGCAGTTCATTACCAGCATCTAAGGCTAACAATTCCGTTTCTACGAAACGGTATAACTCGGCCCGATTGCGATAAGGTGGGTTCGTTCCGATTGCGGCTTCTTCAGTAGCGAATGGACCACCGCCGAACAAGTCAACTGCATGCCAGTAGCAAAGCGCACGTAGGAGACGGGCCTCAGCCCGGTACGTACGTACTGTAGCAGCAGCGTCACCATTGATACCACGCTCACTAAGCCGTGCGTCTGTGGTCTGGCGAATAAACTCGTTACACAGACCAATTTCGTAATAAATACGGTCATACGTGGCACGTACAAACTCATTGTCGGCATTCCACTGCAAAGTGTTTACAGAAGGCAGGTTACCGTCATTCCAGCCCAGCACGGCCTCATCAGTAGTAATTTCCTGCAGCTGCCAATACTGACGAATATAGTTTGAGAACCCTTCGTCAATACCCGTAATATCAGGCGAGCCAGCCGGACCGCTCTGGCCACTCACGGCGAAGGTCGCATATAGTCGCGCCAATACCTGTTCAATCTGAGCTGGATCGCGGTACACTACTTCGGAGTTAGCAGAGTAGTCCGGAATTTGATCCAAGTCGTTAATGCAAGAAGTAGTCAGGGAAGAGAGTCCGGCCGTTAGCGCCAGCATTCCCAACATGCGGGTGAATTTGTTGTGTGTCATAAGGCGAATGATGGGAAGAATTAGATACCGAGATTCAGACCGACAGTGAACGTACGAGGACGCGGGTAAATCGTATTGTCGATGCCGCCAATTACCTCTGGGTCAAGTCCCTTGTACTTGGTAAGGAGGAATACATTTTGAACCGCGAAGGACAGGCTTAAGTTCGTGCCTTTGCGCACCATTTCGCCAAAATTGTAGCCGAGTGTAACGTTCTCCATCCGCAGAAAGGAACCATTCTCCACAAAGTAATCGGAGAAGTACTGAGCACTGGAGAAGCCTGAGTTCAGTACCTCTCGATTCCGGTTAGGAACAAAGCCGCTGGTACTCAAATCGTAGAAGCTACTCGCGCGGTTATTATTGTACACGTAATTGCCAAGGTTGGAGCGCAGCGTGAAGGCTAGGTTAGCCCCACCGTAAGAAATGTTGGCGCCGCCACCCAGCACGTAATCCGGACGAGCCGACTTGTAACGGTAC containing:
- a CDS encoding DUF4961 domain-containing protein, encoding MKTLRLLLSLVAMLSAMPVLRAQVVTTQPTFFRDTDAVTLTFDATQGNGALANFTGDVYAHTGVVTNLSTTNSDWKHVKFTNFNAPDPSVKLTRSTTNPNIYTLAITPSVRAWYNVPATEQIQKIAILFRNGTGTIVGRAANGGDIFLDVAQGALTARITAPSVTGAQFVAPGTQVSLTGEASTSAALKFALNGTTLAQQTGTTLSTTATISQAGRNVVRFSATSGATTVTDSVVYVVRPAVTVAALPAGAKDGVTYLNGGTSVLLNLTAPGKQFVYAIGEFNNWQPETGAFLNKTPDGKNWWVQINGLTPGREYAYQYLVDGSLRVADPYAEKVLDPNNDDFIPAVTYPNLKAYPTGKTTGIVSVLQTNQTPYAWQVTNFAKPKRTDLVIYELHLRDFIARHDYQTLRDTLGYLQRLGVNCIELMPVNEFEGNESWGYNPSFHFAADKYYGPKDEFKRFIDEAHRRGMAIVLDVVLNHAFGQSPMVQMYFDAATGKPTANSPWFNADATHPFNVGYDFNHESADTRYYSKRVMEYWLKEYHVDGYRFDLSKGFTQRNNANDVNAWGQFDQSRINIWQDYYNTMVAVDPTLYPILEHFAANNEEIALSNMGFMLWGNMNHDYNEATMGYLPNSNFSGGYYGARGWSQPNLVTYMESHDEERLMFKNLTYGNQSGSYSTKDLTTALARQEQAAAFFFTVPGPKMVWQFGELGYDISIDQNGRVGNKPILWNYQQVAARRKLYDTYRYLIALKKADPVFENPTSYTQSLAGAGKTIHLTSATQNVTIIGNFDVTATSVNPEFQRTGKWYNYLSGDSITVTSTTSPISLQPGEYAVYTTTRLKKKQLVLGTKQQLRDAAALQLTAWPNPAGSAAQLRYELPQASTVQVTVLNLLGAAVQTLPATRQSAGPKVVELPLQNLSNGVYIVRLSTGQQQQTIRLVVQH
- a CDS encoding Smr/MutS family protein, coding for MNVGDRVRLLTGREEGIVTRLLSDELVEVAIDNDFTIPVLRREVVVVAAEETKAFGQSAAAIASEKKAAATGAAHAARAAKASGNSTSAPQPAKSEGPAPVKADKTMAPPVQKGLYLALTHQSPELLALYLVNHTERDVLYTFGEDRQGKYRALRAEKLEAKAASPALGHWHLKDFDQWPAAVVQLLPYKFNGTEAFELLTKRLQFKAASFYTSRQPNVPVLQREAYLFQLDEKPAAPVVIAPEKLAETLKAQLTGNAPAKPAAVAPAPEPAKAIVAPSHEVDLHLEALLPEGAEGMSNTAILKLQLEAFEDTLSRALATNMHEIVFIHGSGNGTLRKELHKLLSRNRDIKFFEDSKKEKFGYGATLVRLK
- a CDS encoding T9SS type A sorting domain-containing protein, producing MGNAQYFSLLHFSNTMKKSFTLAALGLLTATSFSASAQIVLDGKVAATEIGTGTNRYQLAGTYAGTHSVTGKGLQSLYVGASSTKLYVMLVGSAETATDYPGYVVYLNVPGKAGVAAGTQLKGGSAGDSPLKHTPTMDMETDYGVRATLSPSNMTDVYYSFVDYTSGNTAPVADSYQGAGKKDGTALTFSATTGPFTGTRVALVKSADLTAATTAGTGLEMEFDLAAMGLTASSQINLMVGYVKDGGAFTSDVLPQVVGQTTDLGSSPNFSTLAGRQNVTYNLSTGILANRNAIASALKFNVYPNPSAGTAQVSYQVPNGQQDVQMEVFNCLGQRVQQLSLGRRSGTQVQPLEALQAGSYFVKLRVGDQTTAQQLSVL
- a CDS encoding N-acetylglucosamine kinase, yielding MILIADGGSTKSNWCQLDNTGNRVYFNTEGYNPDFMSTAAIAASLDKNLPDNLPRQEVTKVYYYGAGVHNAEKAERVAAAMRETFPNANAYVAEDLLAAAHALLGNKPGFAAILGTGTNSCLYDGEKITYNVDSLGYFLGDEGSGSFIGKRLLRDYLRGLLPDGLQEIFQEEFKLTRDEILDRLYNQPLPNRFLASFAKFTYDHNNISYCRDIVVQGFETFFDNLVRHYPSYQEYTFNCVGSVGYNFRDALTQVARSHSMEVGKIIRSPIDDLVAYHEENLK
- a CDS encoding RagB/SusD family nutrient uptake outer membrane protein, yielding MTHNKFTRMLGMLALTAGLSSLTTSCINDLDQIPDYSANSEVVYRDPAQIEQVLARLYATFAVSGQSGPAGSPDITGIDEGFSNYIRQYWQLQEITTDEAVLGWNDGNLPSVNTLQWNADNEFVRATYDRIYYEIGLCNEFIRQTTDARLSERGINGDAAATVRTYRAEARLLRALCYWHAVDLFGGGPFATEEAAIGTNPPYRNRAELYRFVETELLALDAGNELLAPRAVYGRADQAVCWTLLTKLYLNAQVYTGTAQNTEAITYAKKVLAAGYTLSPVYANLFLADNNTSSAKNEIIFPITFDGLRTKTFGGMTFLVHAPVGRGVSPTSAGINNGWAGLRAKQNLTQIFNGSNADDTRRAMLFTRGQNPNVDSLDQFSSGPLVTKWRNVTSTGRGGSDSQQQGGEGNFADTDYPMFRLADVQLMYAEAVLRGGSGGSTAQAVAYVNELRTRSQAPTVASLTLNNILDERARELFWEGHRRTDLIRFGRYTSGNNWPFKGGVRAGRDVEPTRVLFPIPNTDIVANPNLAGRQNPGY
- a CDS encoding DUF2279 domain-containing protein, producing the protein MAFSFCLQPAVAQAPLAAVPAATDSVAAPAGRLNQRLPVLAGGLVVSYSATMYLLSQGWYTGERSRFHWFDDSHEWKQMDKVGHFWGAFHESRGAVDMLRWAGVPDRRATWYGGFVGFLLQSPIELLDGRDPQYGASATDLAANFLGSAGLIGQQLAWGEVRLMPKYSFHTTRYSAMRPNVLGRSLAEKHLKDYNGQTYWLCADVGAWLPATSLWPRWLQPALGYGAQQMVFNDPAANAALGLRPYRQYYLSLDVDLRQIPTRSKLLKRVFYVASIFHLPAPALEWNQRRGFVAHSLYY
- a CDS encoding SusE domain-containing protein, which produces MKTWITRTVAGVFALATVTLASCEKDEDKVVINPEASATLTASATSATITTSNSSAQAVTYSWNKVDYGYDAAVVYTLQFAKQGTNFAATQDFNAGSNLSKSFTVKELNDLYNAVDCSLPATPTPFPLEVRVRATIGDAVPAVISPVQTLVASPYPDFIAPTDRWGLVGPAGDGWPGATATDRNLPYDCRVRAYVARMALNAGPFKFRRNQDWGTNLGGPSGDFTKGIALTQNGSDLVITTPGTYTVKLEVGTDAAGAATGKVTITP